In one Melopsittacus undulatus isolate bMelUnd1 chromosome 4, bMelUnd1.mat.Z, whole genome shotgun sequence genomic region, the following are encoded:
- the LOC117436080 gene encoding olfactory receptor 5AU1-like — MYFFLSHLSLLDVCYSSTIIPQALLNVLVEKKVISFTRCATQLFSFATCATTECYVLAAMAYDRYMAICNPLLYSTVMSQRLCIGMLAGAYLAGVISSTIHTVSIFHLPFCRSKMINHFFCDGPPLLALSCSDTHAIEVMVSAVVGFNVLSTTVFILISYLSVLSTVMRMLTVAGRRKAFSTCASHFISIALYYGSSLFMYLRPSSKQSSKHDKVVSMLYSVAVPMLNPLIYSLRNVDMKKAMRKAKSRVLSSLSIHGS; from the coding sequence atgtacttcttcctcagcCACTTGTCTCTCCTGGATGTCTGCTACTcctctaccatcatccctcaaGCCTTGCTGAATGTTCTAGTGGAGAAGAAGGTGATTTCCTTCACTAGGTGTGCCACTCAGCTCTTCTCCTTTGCAACCTGTGCCACCACTGAGTGCTATGTGCTGGCTGCTATGGCTTACGATCGCTACATGGCCATTTGTAACCCCCTTCTCTACTCCACAGTCATGTCCCAAAGGCTTTGCATTGGGATGTTGGCTGGTGCCTACTTAGCTGGTGTGATCAGCTCTACCATACACACGGTTTCCATATTTCATCTCCCATTCTGTCGGTCCAAGATGATCAATCACTTCTTCTGTGATGGACCACCCCTGCTagccctctcctgctctgacaCCCATGCCATTGAGGTGATGGTTTCTGCTGTGGTGGGGTTCAATGTACTGAGCACCAcagtcttcatcctcatctcctaCTTGTCGGTCCTTTCCACTGTCATGCGGATGCTGACTGTGGCTGGTCGACGCAAAGCTTTCTCCACCTGTGCCTCTCACTTCATCTCCATTGCTTTGTATTATGGCAGCTCCCTCTTCATGTACCTGCGCCCCAGCTCCAAACAGTCCTCGAAGCATGACAAGGTGGTCTCCATGCTGTACTCTGTGGCTGTCCCCATGCTGAACCCCCTCATCTATAGCTTAAGAAACGTGGATATGAAGAAGGCcatgaggaaagcaaaaagtaGAGTCCTCTCCTCTTTGTCCATTCATGGTTCCTAG